The nucleotide window GTTCGCGGGATGCATCGAGAATCGGCAGCTGATGTTCCCGCTTATAAGCCAGAACCTGTCTGACCGCTGTCATTCGCTTTTCAAATAATTCTGCCATCTGGGCGTCAATTTCATTAATCATTTCCCGGGCCTGTTGTAAACTATCCTGCATAACTTCCTCCTCAATCATCTTGACAATTCCTTAATTGGTGATAAAATTAATATCGTGTCTGGGGCCGTAGCTCAGCTGGGAGAGCGTTGCGTTCGCAATGCAAAGGTCGCGAGTTCGATCCTCGTCGGCTCCACCAGATTTCACGATCAGACAGGAACAAACGTTCCTGTCTTTTATTTTGTATTATACACTGAAAAATCCCAAAGATGGAGTTTTTTTTATTCAATGTTCCTGTTTATCCGCTCAACCTACACAGACTGAGATTTTTACTGAACCCGAAGAAAAGGATACTTCACGAATGAGGTGAAATATCCTATTTTTTTATTCCTTAGACGGCTGTTCTTTTTTCGCTTTTTTCTTTACCGCTTTGCGCAGTTCTTCCATCGCTTCCGGATCCGGCTGCGGCGGAGTCAGTTCGCCTTTGCGGAAATAGAATCCCTGCATGTAATCCGTACCGCATTCGATCAGCACTTCCATTTCTGCCCGGGTTTCTACACCTTCCGCCAGAATTTTGATATGACGGCTGCGGAAATAGACAACCAGCCCCTCATAGAACTCGCGGCGGTTAAGATCCTGATCAATCCCACGGATAATGCTCATGTCGATCTTCACGTAGTTTGGCATCAAGTCGAGCAGCGTGGCTTCCCCATTATAGCCCGTTCCATAATCATCCAAGGCTATTTCCTGATGCTGCTCAACGCAGCGTTTCCGTTTATGCAGCGTGGCCTGTTCACCCATCTTCTCAC belongs to Holdemania massiliensis and includes:
- a CDS encoding chorismate mutase is translated as MQDSLQQAREMINEIDAQMAELFEKRMTAVRQVLAYKREHQLPILDASREQIVIEKGCALIQDPELKPYYEELLIKQMELSRRYQKVLLETE